In one window of Megalopta genalis isolate 19385.01 chromosome 4, iyMegGena1_principal, whole genome shotgun sequence DNA:
- the LOC117222562 gene encoding uncharacterized protein LOC117222562 isoform X2 yields MLDANAVSEPNTDMEATEREKPLVKELNEHIVCPLCRGYLVDATTLVECLHSFCRGCIVRRLSSGARACPVCDVATSPPLLPDAKLQRLVYLLVPGLFRSELERRRHFRLVNPQCPPLAPPLGALELTLDDFVSLSLCELDEPEEEASGGDRSPENCAGSRHERPGVDQTKEEEEETTGVRSTRYLKCPAGVTVRHLIRLLMLKRGWEEANSAGINKIEMLCERNGEQRTELSKMMALDHSWTLLDLACIFGWKRDSPMKLFYRVTRMDSGAASVPRVCPYNDETNKDVAATMENIQRPPTPPPSPKPVQECEVEARRILESSTEPARSLETNLERDKEPKAKKPRCEVTPVMRTPDLVPLQPNHVPESSKSKELARLEHRKRRKRRNKRVIAEITTTPREDLLKLKVRLTPCPPRITSASAAGQTKEKLLQMRAVRREKIKATAMGQQRSASSVVREEGAKEGNGETEETIEEIIDSIPDEVVRIAQNISTQAEEPGAERPEQRSAPVACRPPPLKSKEEAEPETTKPAEQAETERPKKDEEILRRLGLVAVKEANDKFREKAKQRAQNNSEKIDSLDREKLEKQLRESKANRVRSLLAEKQMRDTLKSIRSKTKEEQPPPPVQVSAVPKKKGPPPLAPLRVAKPSGFATSSAILEPNNSKYETPLDLSSGGTTVHNNVLDLSANLSANLSAGNFSTSSCSSSSSSSSSSSPSSSTSSSSSCSPSLNPRPPRPGIATGSLLRGKAKDLDQRRGQESNLVTLSDAAVSLLSGCIGDKSSVDPLVLSSANIASKVALRIPQPHQRISGFGMKIKPNLGIRHIPNPQAVVASQYRNQRASFFNTASQQPP; encoded by the exons CTGTTTCAGAACCGAACACCGACATGGAGGCGACGGAGAGGGAGAAGCCGCTGGTTAAAGAGTTGAACGAACATATCGTGTGTCCTCTCTGCAGGGGATACCTCGTCGACGCAACCACGCTCGTCGAGTGCCTGCATTCCT TTTGCAGAGGTTGCATAGTCAGGCGACTGAGCAGCGGTGCCCGAGCGTGTCCTGTCTGCGACGTGGCGACGTCGCCGCCCCTGTTGCCGGACGCGAAGCTGCAGAGGCTGGTGTATCTGCTGGTACCGGGCCTCTTCCGGTCGGAGCTCGAGCGAAGGCGCCACTTCCGGCTGGTGAACCCGCAGTGTCCACCTTTGGCCCCACCTCTGGGCGCTCTCGAGCTAACCTtggacgacttcgtcagcctgAGCCTGTGCGAGCTCGATGAACCGGAAGAGGAGGCGAGCGGCGGCGATCGGTCACCGGAAAACTGTGCCGGGTCACGACACGAACGGCCGGGCGTCGACCAGAccaaggaggaggaggaggagacaaCGGGGGTCAGGAGCACGCGATACCTGAAGTGCCCGGCTGGAGTGACGGTGCGACACCTGATCAGACTGCTGATGCTGAAGAGAGGCTGGGAGGAGGCCAACTCGGCCGGGATCAACAAGATAGAGATGCTGTGCGAGCGGAACGGCGAGCAGCGCACCGAGCTCTCGAAGATGATGGCCTTGGACCACTCCTGGACCCTGCTGGACCTGGCCTGCATTTTCGGATGGAAGAGA GACTCGCCGATGAAGCTGTTCTACCGGGTGACGCGAATGGACAGCGGCGCGGCCTCGGTGCCGAGAGTGTGCCCGTACAACGACGAGACGAACAAGGACGTCGCGGCGACCATGGAGAACATTCAAAggccgccgacgccgccgccgaGCCCGAAGCCTGTCCAAGAATGCGAAGTCGAGGCCCGCAGGATTTTAGAAAGTAGCACCGAGCCGGCACGGTCCCTGGAGACGAATCTGGAACGGGACAAGGAGCCGAAGGCAAAGAAACCCCGTTGCGAGGTGACGCCGGTGATGAGGACGCCGGACCTCGTGCCGTTGCAGCCGAACCACGTGCCGGAGAGCTCGAAGAGCAAGGAGCTGGCCAGGCTGGAGCATCGGAAGCGGAGGAAGCGACGGAACAAGCGGGTGATCGCGGAGATCACCACGACGCCCCGCGAGGACCTGTTGAAGTTGAAGGTGCGGCTGACGCCGTGTCCGCCGCGGATCACGTCGGCGTCGGCGGCCGGCCAGACGAAGGAGAAGCTGCTGCAGATGAGAGCTGTTAGAAGGGAGAAGATCAAAGCGACCGCGATGGGCCAGCAGCGGTCGGCGAGCTCCGTGGTGCGGGAGGAGGGCGCGAAGGAGGGCAACGGCGAGACGGAGGAGACGATCGAGGAGATCATAGACAGCATACCGGACGAGGTGGTCAGAATCGCACAAAATATCAGCACGCAGGCTGAAGAGCCGGGAGCGGAGAGGCCGGAGCAGAGGAGCGCGCCGGTCGCCTGCCGGCCGCCTCCGTTGAAGTCGAAGGAGGAAGCGGAGCCGGAGACGACGAAGCCGGCGGAGCAGGCCGAGACGGAGAGGCCGAAGAAGGACGAGGAGATCCTGCGTCGGTTGGGCCTGGTCGCGGTGAAAGAGGCCAACGACAAGTTCCGCGAGAAGGCGAAGCAGCGCGCCCAGAACAACAGCGAGAAGATCGACAGCCTGGACCGGGAGAAGCTCGAGAAGCAGCTGCGGGAGAGCAAGGCGAACCGTGTTAGGAGTTTGTTGGCCGAGAAGCAGATGCGCGACACGCTGAAGAGCATTAGGTCCAAGACAAAGGAGGAGCAACCGCCCCCGCCGGTACAGGTCAGCGCCGTTCCGAAGAAGAAAGGCCCGCCGCCGCTCGCGCCTCTGCGGGTAGCTAAGCCTTCCGGCTTCGCGACGTCCAGCGCCATTTTGGAGCCGAACAACTCGAAGTACGAGACCCCGCTGGACCTGAGCAGCGGCGGGACGACCGTGCACAACAACGTTCTCGACCTGTCGGCCAACCTGTCGGCCAATCTTTCAGCCGGCAACTTCTCGACCTCCTCCTgttcctcctcctcgtcctcatCCTCGTCCTCCTCCCCATCTTCCTCcacgtcctcgtcctcgtcctgcTCGCCCTCGTTGAACCCGAGGCCGCCGAGACCCGGGATCGCGACGGGTAGCTTGTTGCGCGGAAAGGCGAAGGACCTGGACCAGCGGCGGGGTCAGGAGTCGAATCTTGTCACCTTGTCCGACGCAGCAGTGTCCCTGTTGAGCGGATGCATCGGCGACAAGAGCTCCGTGGACCCTCTGGTGCTTAGCTCCGCCAACATCGCGAGCAAGGTAGCGCTTCGGATACCTCAGCCCCATCAGAGAATCTCCGGGTTCGGGATGAAGATCAAGCCGAACCTCGGCATCAGGCACATACCCAACCCGCAGGCGGTGGTCGCCTCACAGTACAGGAATCAAAGAGCCAGTTTCTTCAACACCGCCTCGCAGCAGCCTCCGTAA
- the LOC117222562 gene encoding uncharacterized protein LOC117222562 isoform X1, whose amino-acid sequence MLDANAVSEPNTDMEATEREKPLVKELNEHIVCPLCRGYLVDATTLVECLHSFCRGCIVRRLSSGARACPVCDVATSPPLLPDAKLQRLVYLLVPGLFRSELERRRHFRLVNPQCPPLAPPLGALELTLDDFVSLSLCELDEPEEEASGGDRSPENCAGSRHERPGVDQTKEEEEETTGVRSTRYLKCPAGVTVRHLIRLLMLKRGWEEANSAGINKIEMLCERNGEQRTELSKMMALDHSWTLLDLACIFGWKRAGIFTLQDSPMKLFYRVTRMDSGAASVPRVCPYNDETNKDVAATMENIQRPPTPPPSPKPVQECEVEARRILESSTEPARSLETNLERDKEPKAKKPRCEVTPVMRTPDLVPLQPNHVPESSKSKELARLEHRKRRKRRNKRVIAEITTTPREDLLKLKVRLTPCPPRITSASAAGQTKEKLLQMRAVRREKIKATAMGQQRSASSVVREEGAKEGNGETEETIEEIIDSIPDEVVRIAQNISTQAEEPGAERPEQRSAPVACRPPPLKSKEEAEPETTKPAEQAETERPKKDEEILRRLGLVAVKEANDKFREKAKQRAQNNSEKIDSLDREKLEKQLRESKANRVRSLLAEKQMRDTLKSIRSKTKEEQPPPPVQVSAVPKKKGPPPLAPLRVAKPSGFATSSAILEPNNSKYETPLDLSSGGTTVHNNVLDLSANLSANLSAGNFSTSSCSSSSSSSSSSSPSSSTSSSSSCSPSLNPRPPRPGIATGSLLRGKAKDLDQRRGQESNLVTLSDAAVSLLSGCIGDKSSVDPLVLSSANIASKVALRIPQPHQRISGFGMKIKPNLGIRHIPNPQAVVASQYRNQRASFFNTASQQPP is encoded by the exons CTGTTTCAGAACCGAACACCGACATGGAGGCGACGGAGAGGGAGAAGCCGCTGGTTAAAGAGTTGAACGAACATATCGTGTGTCCTCTCTGCAGGGGATACCTCGTCGACGCAACCACGCTCGTCGAGTGCCTGCATTCCT TTTGCAGAGGTTGCATAGTCAGGCGACTGAGCAGCGGTGCCCGAGCGTGTCCTGTCTGCGACGTGGCGACGTCGCCGCCCCTGTTGCCGGACGCGAAGCTGCAGAGGCTGGTGTATCTGCTGGTACCGGGCCTCTTCCGGTCGGAGCTCGAGCGAAGGCGCCACTTCCGGCTGGTGAACCCGCAGTGTCCACCTTTGGCCCCACCTCTGGGCGCTCTCGAGCTAACCTtggacgacttcgtcagcctgAGCCTGTGCGAGCTCGATGAACCGGAAGAGGAGGCGAGCGGCGGCGATCGGTCACCGGAAAACTGTGCCGGGTCACGACACGAACGGCCGGGCGTCGACCAGAccaaggaggaggaggaggagacaaCGGGGGTCAGGAGCACGCGATACCTGAAGTGCCCGGCTGGAGTGACGGTGCGACACCTGATCAGACTGCTGATGCTGAAGAGAGGCTGGGAGGAGGCCAACTCGGCCGGGATCAACAAGATAGAGATGCTGTGCGAGCGGAACGGCGAGCAGCGCACCGAGCTCTCGAAGATGATGGCCTTGGACCACTCCTGGACCCTGCTGGACCTGGCCTGCATTTTCGGATGGAAGAGA GCGGGGATTTTCACGTTGCAGGACTCGCCGATGAAGCTGTTCTACCGGGTGACGCGAATGGACAGCGGCGCGGCCTCGGTGCCGAGAGTGTGCCCGTACAACGACGAGACGAACAAGGACGTCGCGGCGACCATGGAGAACATTCAAAggccgccgacgccgccgccgaGCCCGAAGCCTGTCCAAGAATGCGAAGTCGAGGCCCGCAGGATTTTAGAAAGTAGCACCGAGCCGGCACGGTCCCTGGAGACGAATCTGGAACGGGACAAGGAGCCGAAGGCAAAGAAACCCCGTTGCGAGGTGACGCCGGTGATGAGGACGCCGGACCTCGTGCCGTTGCAGCCGAACCACGTGCCGGAGAGCTCGAAGAGCAAGGAGCTGGCCAGGCTGGAGCATCGGAAGCGGAGGAAGCGACGGAACAAGCGGGTGATCGCGGAGATCACCACGACGCCCCGCGAGGACCTGTTGAAGTTGAAGGTGCGGCTGACGCCGTGTCCGCCGCGGATCACGTCGGCGTCGGCGGCCGGCCAGACGAAGGAGAAGCTGCTGCAGATGAGAGCTGTTAGAAGGGAGAAGATCAAAGCGACCGCGATGGGCCAGCAGCGGTCGGCGAGCTCCGTGGTGCGGGAGGAGGGCGCGAAGGAGGGCAACGGCGAGACGGAGGAGACGATCGAGGAGATCATAGACAGCATACCGGACGAGGTGGTCAGAATCGCACAAAATATCAGCACGCAGGCTGAAGAGCCGGGAGCGGAGAGGCCGGAGCAGAGGAGCGCGCCGGTCGCCTGCCGGCCGCCTCCGTTGAAGTCGAAGGAGGAAGCGGAGCCGGAGACGACGAAGCCGGCGGAGCAGGCCGAGACGGAGAGGCCGAAGAAGGACGAGGAGATCCTGCGTCGGTTGGGCCTGGTCGCGGTGAAAGAGGCCAACGACAAGTTCCGCGAGAAGGCGAAGCAGCGCGCCCAGAACAACAGCGAGAAGATCGACAGCCTGGACCGGGAGAAGCTCGAGAAGCAGCTGCGGGAGAGCAAGGCGAACCGTGTTAGGAGTTTGTTGGCCGAGAAGCAGATGCGCGACACGCTGAAGAGCATTAGGTCCAAGACAAAGGAGGAGCAACCGCCCCCGCCGGTACAGGTCAGCGCCGTTCCGAAGAAGAAAGGCCCGCCGCCGCTCGCGCCTCTGCGGGTAGCTAAGCCTTCCGGCTTCGCGACGTCCAGCGCCATTTTGGAGCCGAACAACTCGAAGTACGAGACCCCGCTGGACCTGAGCAGCGGCGGGACGACCGTGCACAACAACGTTCTCGACCTGTCGGCCAACCTGTCGGCCAATCTTTCAGCCGGCAACTTCTCGACCTCCTCCTgttcctcctcctcgtcctcatCCTCGTCCTCCTCCCCATCTTCCTCcacgtcctcgtcctcgtcctgcTCGCCCTCGTTGAACCCGAGGCCGCCGAGACCCGGGATCGCGACGGGTAGCTTGTTGCGCGGAAAGGCGAAGGACCTGGACCAGCGGCGGGGTCAGGAGTCGAATCTTGTCACCTTGTCCGACGCAGCAGTGTCCCTGTTGAGCGGATGCATCGGCGACAAGAGCTCCGTGGACCCTCTGGTGCTTAGCTCCGCCAACATCGCGAGCAAGGTAGCGCTTCGGATACCTCAGCCCCATCAGAGAATCTCCGGGTTCGGGATGAAGATCAAGCCGAACCTCGGCATCAGGCACATACCCAACCCGCAGGCGGTGGTCGCCTCACAGTACAGGAATCAAAGAGCCAGTTTCTTCAACACCGCCTCGCAGCAGCCTCCGTAA
- the LOC117222562 gene encoding uncharacterized protein LOC117222562 isoform X3 yields the protein MEATEREKPLVKELNEHIVCPLCRGYLVDATTLVECLHSFCRGCIVRRLSSGARACPVCDVATSPPLLPDAKLQRLVYLLVPGLFRSELERRRHFRLVNPQCPPLAPPLGALELTLDDFVSLSLCELDEPEEEASGGDRSPENCAGSRHERPGVDQTKEEEEETTGVRSTRYLKCPAGVTVRHLIRLLMLKRGWEEANSAGINKIEMLCERNGEQRTELSKMMALDHSWTLLDLACIFGWKRAGIFTLQDSPMKLFYRVTRMDSGAASVPRVCPYNDETNKDVAATMENIQRPPTPPPSPKPVQECEVEARRILESSTEPARSLETNLERDKEPKAKKPRCEVTPVMRTPDLVPLQPNHVPESSKSKELARLEHRKRRKRRNKRVIAEITTTPREDLLKLKVRLTPCPPRITSASAAGQTKEKLLQMRAVRREKIKATAMGQQRSASSVVREEGAKEGNGETEETIEEIIDSIPDEVVRIAQNISTQAEEPGAERPEQRSAPVACRPPPLKSKEEAEPETTKPAEQAETERPKKDEEILRRLGLVAVKEANDKFREKAKQRAQNNSEKIDSLDREKLEKQLRESKANRVRSLLAEKQMRDTLKSIRSKTKEEQPPPPVQVSAVPKKKGPPPLAPLRVAKPSGFATSSAILEPNNSKYETPLDLSSGGTTVHNNVLDLSANLSANLSAGNFSTSSCSSSSSSSSSSSPSSSTSSSSSCSPSLNPRPPRPGIATGSLLRGKAKDLDQRRGQESNLVTLSDAAVSLLSGCIGDKSSVDPLVLSSANIASKVALRIPQPHQRISGFGMKIKPNLGIRHIPNPQAVVASQYRNQRASFFNTASQQPP from the exons ATGGAGGCGACGGAGAGGGAGAAGCCGCTGGTTAAAGAGTTGAACGAACATATCGTGTGTCCTCTCTGCAGGGGATACCTCGTCGACGCAACCACGCTCGTCGAGTGCCTGCATTCCT TTTGCAGAGGTTGCATAGTCAGGCGACTGAGCAGCGGTGCCCGAGCGTGTCCTGTCTGCGACGTGGCGACGTCGCCGCCCCTGTTGCCGGACGCGAAGCTGCAGAGGCTGGTGTATCTGCTGGTACCGGGCCTCTTCCGGTCGGAGCTCGAGCGAAGGCGCCACTTCCGGCTGGTGAACCCGCAGTGTCCACCTTTGGCCCCACCTCTGGGCGCTCTCGAGCTAACCTtggacgacttcgtcagcctgAGCCTGTGCGAGCTCGATGAACCGGAAGAGGAGGCGAGCGGCGGCGATCGGTCACCGGAAAACTGTGCCGGGTCACGACACGAACGGCCGGGCGTCGACCAGAccaaggaggaggaggaggagacaaCGGGGGTCAGGAGCACGCGATACCTGAAGTGCCCGGCTGGAGTGACGGTGCGACACCTGATCAGACTGCTGATGCTGAAGAGAGGCTGGGAGGAGGCCAACTCGGCCGGGATCAACAAGATAGAGATGCTGTGCGAGCGGAACGGCGAGCAGCGCACCGAGCTCTCGAAGATGATGGCCTTGGACCACTCCTGGACCCTGCTGGACCTGGCCTGCATTTTCGGATGGAAGAGA GCGGGGATTTTCACGTTGCAGGACTCGCCGATGAAGCTGTTCTACCGGGTGACGCGAATGGACAGCGGCGCGGCCTCGGTGCCGAGAGTGTGCCCGTACAACGACGAGACGAACAAGGACGTCGCGGCGACCATGGAGAACATTCAAAggccgccgacgccgccgccgaGCCCGAAGCCTGTCCAAGAATGCGAAGTCGAGGCCCGCAGGATTTTAGAAAGTAGCACCGAGCCGGCACGGTCCCTGGAGACGAATCTGGAACGGGACAAGGAGCCGAAGGCAAAGAAACCCCGTTGCGAGGTGACGCCGGTGATGAGGACGCCGGACCTCGTGCCGTTGCAGCCGAACCACGTGCCGGAGAGCTCGAAGAGCAAGGAGCTGGCCAGGCTGGAGCATCGGAAGCGGAGGAAGCGACGGAACAAGCGGGTGATCGCGGAGATCACCACGACGCCCCGCGAGGACCTGTTGAAGTTGAAGGTGCGGCTGACGCCGTGTCCGCCGCGGATCACGTCGGCGTCGGCGGCCGGCCAGACGAAGGAGAAGCTGCTGCAGATGAGAGCTGTTAGAAGGGAGAAGATCAAAGCGACCGCGATGGGCCAGCAGCGGTCGGCGAGCTCCGTGGTGCGGGAGGAGGGCGCGAAGGAGGGCAACGGCGAGACGGAGGAGACGATCGAGGAGATCATAGACAGCATACCGGACGAGGTGGTCAGAATCGCACAAAATATCAGCACGCAGGCTGAAGAGCCGGGAGCGGAGAGGCCGGAGCAGAGGAGCGCGCCGGTCGCCTGCCGGCCGCCTCCGTTGAAGTCGAAGGAGGAAGCGGAGCCGGAGACGACGAAGCCGGCGGAGCAGGCCGAGACGGAGAGGCCGAAGAAGGACGAGGAGATCCTGCGTCGGTTGGGCCTGGTCGCGGTGAAAGAGGCCAACGACAAGTTCCGCGAGAAGGCGAAGCAGCGCGCCCAGAACAACAGCGAGAAGATCGACAGCCTGGACCGGGAGAAGCTCGAGAAGCAGCTGCGGGAGAGCAAGGCGAACCGTGTTAGGAGTTTGTTGGCCGAGAAGCAGATGCGCGACACGCTGAAGAGCATTAGGTCCAAGACAAAGGAGGAGCAACCGCCCCCGCCGGTACAGGTCAGCGCCGTTCCGAAGAAGAAAGGCCCGCCGCCGCTCGCGCCTCTGCGGGTAGCTAAGCCTTCCGGCTTCGCGACGTCCAGCGCCATTTTGGAGCCGAACAACTCGAAGTACGAGACCCCGCTGGACCTGAGCAGCGGCGGGACGACCGTGCACAACAACGTTCTCGACCTGTCGGCCAACCTGTCGGCCAATCTTTCAGCCGGCAACTTCTCGACCTCCTCCTgttcctcctcctcgtcctcatCCTCGTCCTCCTCCCCATCTTCCTCcacgtcctcgtcctcgtcctgcTCGCCCTCGTTGAACCCGAGGCCGCCGAGACCCGGGATCGCGACGGGTAGCTTGTTGCGCGGAAAGGCGAAGGACCTGGACCAGCGGCGGGGTCAGGAGTCGAATCTTGTCACCTTGTCCGACGCAGCAGTGTCCCTGTTGAGCGGATGCATCGGCGACAAGAGCTCCGTGGACCCTCTGGTGCTTAGCTCCGCCAACATCGCGAGCAAGGTAGCGCTTCGGATACCTCAGCCCCATCAGAGAATCTCCGGGTTCGGGATGAAGATCAAGCCGAACCTCGGCATCAGGCACATACCCAACCCGCAGGCGGTGGTCGCCTCACAGTACAGGAATCAAAGAGCCAGTTTCTTCAACACCGCCTCGCAGCAGCCTCCGTAA